ATTAATCTTTGGCCTCTTCATTATCCTCCTTGTCATTTTCCTAATCTGGAGATGCTTCCTAAGAAACAAAACTCGTAGACAGACAGTAACTGAAGGCCACATTCCTTTCCCTCAGCACCTTAATATTATCACTCCGCCTCCCCCACCAGATGAAGTGTTTGATAGCAGTGGATTGTCACCAGGCTTTCTGGAATATGTAGTTGGGCGCTCGGATTCTGTCTCCACTCGCCTGTCCAACTGCGACCCCCCACCGACCTATGAGGAAGCCACTGGCCAGGTGAACCTGCGGAGAAGTGAAACAGAACCTCATTTGGACCCACCCCCGGAGTATGAGGACATCATCAACTCCAACTCAGCCAGTGCCATTGCTATGGTGCCTGTGGTCACCACCATCAAATGAAACTGCAAACTTCTTTTTactataatcatttttaaaatactaatgaaaGAACTTTCTAGCACTTTACCACTACATAAATGTGCATTGACTCATTTGATTGGACTCTGACAGCATACCACATTTTCTGATTTgattttcattagttttatttcCTACTATAAAATTATTATCCATGCTCATTTTTGCTGATGGAAATAGTTAAGAGGGAAAAACATACTAGTGGACATCTTCATGTGatgagatatatatgtgtgtgtgtacatgagcCAAGTATATGTGCAACTGTCTTAAAAGGCCATTAACTTCTGTCTAAATCACCTGTAAAGAGAACATTACTCaccaaaattggaaaaaaaaggtACCAACAATTTGTGTAGTAGATAGCCAGCAACATGctgttgatttttgaaaatagGATGAACTTAGCACGTTTTCTAATTCTTACTGGCTTTTGTTAACCTCCTCCTTCTTCAACtaccttaaaaggaaaaaaaaaatgcaagtagtCCATCTTGATTTTAGGACCatctcagaaagagaagacagacacaatAAACAACTTGCTTATAGTGTATAGCAGGAAAATCAGTGGTCATTAGTGGCCTTTGGCCAGTTTTGTAGGAGggatgattttgttgttgttgactgCCTCCTCTCCCAAATTAAACAGCATTTGCTTAACATCTTTGAATGTCTCATGCTATTTGTATTAACATCTTGATGGATAGGATTTCCTGGCAACAGAATAATTTCTCAAGTAGATATATGCATTAATGGTAGAATAGATAGAGATCTCTCCTTTGCTCATCAATTTTTGGtgacaattattttcttctcGCTGTTTCCTTGCATTTTACTCTGTctactctctctcttcccaccacaGAATCTTCAAGCACCTAAGAGTTTAGTTAAAGTAAAactcttgaaattattttcttaatgtttttgtaTAGACTGAAACCTGCCTCAAGATGAGTAGGAGGCACTTTCCCATTAAATTAACAACTGTGATTTTTATATTGCTCTCCAGTTGTTGGAGGAAGATTGCAAAGTCTGTGTTGTGCCAGGtgcacaataaatctagttataGCTTCACATAGATCTCATTATTGTTgctatttcattttgtattttcatcaaagattttttttaactgaaggatttttatgtttctcttggagcagagggaacaggcTGTGAATGAACTGCCAACATAAAccagctgagaaagaaaaaataagatggtGGTTTTGTATGAAGTTCCATTATGTATGCACTGATCGAAAATTCATCATATTGGTCACTCTCAAGACTGCTCAGTGTTGGATAAAATGgttgaggaggaagaaggaatgcAGGTTTCAGAAGTGTCATACCCTACTgcctccatctccagccccaccAACCCTTCCCCTAATCCTGCCCTGGAACCCAAGGAAGGAGGAATGCTGGGGAGAACCCTAAACTAGGAGTCAGCTGACCTGAATTCTAATCCAGTTCTGCAATACACTTGCCATGGTAACTTGGGAAAGACCCATATCTGACCCTCAAATTCCTCACCTCTAAAACAGTGATAATATTATTCATCCTGCCTCTCTCCAGGGGCTTTAAAAGGATCTAATGAGATGGTGTATGTGAAAGTAATTTGTAAGACGTGAAGAGCTATCTAGTTCTAAAGTCGTAGCATTGTTCTTATTGTGCTTAAGGAGAATTTTCTCCCTCTGTGTCCCTAAAATTTTTCAGAGCTTTCACATAGTGAGAAATAGAGTAGACTGCTCCATACACGGCTAACATGTTCCTAATCTGAGTGTGGGGGCTATTAGTTAAACTCCTGTCATTCTCTGGGCTATACCAAGGCTGTGCCAACTTCAAGACAACTGCCAGCTCAGCACAAACAGGATTAAGTAAATGTTGGAAACTAAGATGTGTGTGTTTAGTTAATAGCTTTTGTAGCTTTCTTGGGTTAAAAATGAGTAAATCTTGACCCTGATCTCAGCAGAAATGACAATATTGTTTTGAATTTGGCCATGAATACATGGTGACCTTTGGCTTCTAGTTAAACCTGAAAGGGCGAGTGTTTGACCCAgcaacttgtgtgtgtgtgtgtgtgtatatttggggttatttttaaatgaaaattaaggtTCCTTTTGTGTGGACTTTTTTTGGTCATTAATACCAAGCCTTAGATTAGACCagcagttttcaaagtgtggCCCATAGACTCCTGGGAGTCCTGGAGAGCCTTTCAGGGGATCTGTgagatcaaaactattttcacaataatattGTCTTTTTCACACTCTCTCAAAAAGtagttgaaaatataaaacaatgccatCTCCCCACAAATCTTTTTTCTGATTTAGAAAATAtagctattttcttaaaaatgttatgtTAGCACATAatggactttttaatttttaaatgaataaatacttttaaaattttcagttttattttctgtgtcaAATACTGATAGATATAAACtccataaacaaaagctctttggtaTCCAGATCCCCcataaattttaagagtttaaaggGGTCTGGAGACCAAGTGTTTGAGAATTACAGAATTAGACAAAGGAGCAGGATGTTCTCTTACTAAGTATATATTCTTAcaactttattttacattttaaactcCTGATATTGGATTTAATGCTGCCTCTTAGAGATACCTGAATTGTAGTATAAGAATGAATGTTGATCCTTGCAGCAAAAGCCAAATGCTTAAACTGATCAATGACTACAGCTTTTTAGACTGTCAAAGAAAACACTGCTCCATAGTGATAACTGGCATCAGCCACAGGTCTCATGGTGGCATTTGCGTGATAACGACAGGATAAACAAAATACCACTTTCTTCAAGAACCATTCTCTTAgattggtttattttgtttgatttttggtttgggttttacatttttaaaaacccttttgCTATCCCATCTGGTTTTATAAACTGAGTTTCTtaacatttgttataattaaagGGGCTTGTCtggaataatatatattttttatgcttttgccTTTCTTAACTGATTGATATTACATTCACCTTTGATCATTtttaataaaggtttatttttgcAGGATATATTTAGTACCTTTCTTAAACAGTAACTAAATTGAATCAACCACTTTGCATTTAAATCAAAGAATGGGCGTAATGGTCGTCCAGCAGAATGGTTTCCAAGCCTCCACGTGCAGTGGTTGTGTCTGGAACCCTAGAACTGGCACTTTCTGCCTCCCTGCTTTGAATGTCACAATGAATTGTATCTGTTTaaattaaatgatttctttttctcctactgACCAGTAGAAATACAGATGCTGTGTTTGATTCATTGTTAATGAAGACTGATAAAACTGATGATTGATGATATGATATGATAACTGTGGAGGTAGCTTTAACTTGGTTCTGTGTAAATagcatgtattttattataatatttcacatttttaaacactTGGTTTACATTAAATTATggtatttaactttttatgtttatactagctaaggtttttcttatgtttctgtgtttttggtatgctaaataaagctatttttaaaccCAAGAGATTTCTTCTGCCACGTGTTAATTATATTATGGTTAGGTGCTAAACATGCTGCAGAAGCTCTGATTAATTATGGCCTTTTTAACAAGgtaaaattatgtttctttttttcttatgaatttcGGGGTTATTGCTCAATAAATCAGAAATTATCTGGTGAAAACCTTAGGGTGTTCTCAGcataagaaagaactttctgtACTACTTTTGAACGATGCTAGTATGATGATACAAAACAGGAACACTTGCTCCAAAGGGATCGATTGAGCTGCCTGCTGTGGTCTAGTTTGTCAAGTACTGGAATAGTGTTGTCTGCAGATACCAAGGAGCTGGGTTTTTCCTCCTTAGCAGAACAGCTTGTATTTGACAtttgagaagatgagaaaagaaagcacaaggTGGAAACATTTGTGACCACAGGGCATCATCCTAAGTGTAGTTACCTCAAAGACGAAAAGCTGATGTGACATGCCATTAACcaaggaaatgtaaatatgaCTTGATGTTTATggtataaaaaatttaaattattatcatttatatttaaaattccttCTTAACTATAAATCTGAGTATCCATTTTGTAAGCGTAAGTCCCCAGAGAGTTATCCAAAATGTCATAAAAaggtactttaaaaaatacataatttctaaaaaatatataacttacaGATTAATATAGACATAAAACTCAACCCTTAGATAAGACATTTCCAGCACCCAGAAGGCTCCCCTTATAGCCCTCTCCTTAAAGATAAAACTACTCACACTTATCATAagagatcaatttttaaaatttcatactTGGTTGTGGCCATATGGACttgcctcttttccttttttaaattcttaaagtaTTTCAGAAAATTTCAAGCTAGAAGTTCCAGAGCTGCTCTTCCATTTCTTGGCCCTCCTTGAAATCACCTACTAGTTCTCTCTAAGCCTTTTCTACATACCTGAAGATTTTTGAGGGCAAGAATTCTGTTTAATCCTTTTAATTCTGTTCCCCAAATAtatcaaatacctaaaaatgGGGGCTTTTTTAAGACTATGAATTGACTAAAACATCAGCTTTCTGGCTGGTCTCCTGAATGCTTGTCTTTCTGCTGTAATTCTTATCGCCTGCCATTTCCTTCATCTTTGTATGATGATTTTTTGTTCtctgtaattttatttactaTGATTTTTAGACCTCAAACCCACTAGAATCTGGTCCGACAGACTTACCTAACCTTATTTCCTTCCATAGCTGATAGGATAGATACTTACAAAGTGCCTACCTTGTGTGAGACACTAAGGGGTTTAGGAAGTAGTGGTGCCGATAGCCCTTGACCCTGGGGTTTCACAATAAGATTAAGACTGGGATAACCTTCTAATCATCTAAACTAATGTAACCCTAATTCTGCTCCTGCTAAGAGATTCTTTTTGTGCTGAGTCCCATGGTGTTTACAGTCATCTTTATCATGCAGTCCTGTATATAAGTCTGttgtgatttttatatgttgttatCAATGGAAActaactttcaaaaaaattttcataGGACCCTAATATATGAAACAGATGAGACTGTTGTGATTGACTACAGAAGTGGGAAACATGGAATCCCACTGTCTGTGACCTTCCTTGTCATTCCCCCTGACTTCAGGTCAGTCCAAGTCACCTCTGCAAACATTAGAATTTGATAAACATAATTAGAAGACCACTGTAATATAACATCTATTGATGTCCAATTTCATAGTCCCTCatctttccacacacacacacaaaatctacaGAATCTCCTCCACTAACAGACTGCTGACAGTTGAAAATGCTCTTTTTAGTCCAATTGTTCCTAACTCACAAGTGTATTCCACTGGCCACCAACATACACTATCTATTCAATTCATGTTTGAAGAGAACCTTGGAGTATTAATAGTTCTGATTCTTTGTTTACATCTTTTCCATCATCACCATACTTGTTATATTTTCAATACTCAGTCCTTTTGTATTTGTGGGAAAGGATGGTTTTAATATACTcataaaccatattttaaaataagcatagaGTGACGTCAATGAAAATAGGAGTAGGGAATTCCAAAAGCATGTTCTTCCATAAAAGCAGCAAATAAACTAGCAAAAACTGGCAATCAACTTCATCAGAACTCTGGAAACTAAAGCTTACagcaaccaggcaagaaaaaaaccctttaacTTACCCTGGCCGTATCCACTGTTTCCCTTCTCAGTGGCATCTTGGAAGACAGACAACAGCCCACATTCCAAGTATAGGTTCCTAGTACCAGAGGGAGCAAAATGAACTTTATTGCCAAAGAATTGAGGTTGTTTGTTTAGCTCTGTGTTTCAGCTTCCTGAGGTATCAGCTCAAGggcatgtctttattttgccttacTTGGAACTCTGAAGTTGGAGGCAACTGGCAACtaccgggggtgggggggttggggggggttcAAAAGTACTTAAAGGTAAAGGCATTAGCTGCTACCACCTGGACAAAAGATAACAAAGGCTGGGGTAAACAATAGACAAACTGAAAAactttgggggaggggctggggaataaagaaaataaggactTTAAAAAGTTCCCACATAGTCTTAGGAATCTATAAAGCTAATAAGCACATATCCAGAGCTGGATGCATACTCTAAAAAATTCTGAGATTCTCTAAACTCTCACTTTTGTCTGATATTCAGGTTCTACATAAGCAGGAAGTGAAGGTTATGATAGAGTTATATATTGTCTGGCTGGAAGTTGAAGGTTTGCCCCAACACACAGAACCCATCTACAAAAACTAGGAtacttttttgggggtggggggtgatttCCAAGTGTTTGAGGAACTCTGTCAAATTACTGCCTGAACACTACAATAACAGAAACAAGACTTCAGTGGCTatacatgacaaagaatacagacttcaCAAAACAACTTAAAAACATCCTTAAAACAGCAAACAACAAACTATAACAAGTATCAAAAACAAAccctgaggagagaggagaatctGATATCTGGAATTGccattctaaaatattaatagcCCCACCCACTGCTGAGTATAGTACCTAGTTCTGACTATCTAGGAAACCTGTCCAGAGAACCCGGGGAACAGAAGAGCCGCTCTTGGACAGGGAACCAAGCCAAGAGTCCTATCGAACTGTTCTCAGCCAGGAGCACACACCCCCAACCACAGAGCTCAGGCAGTGGCCTCACCCGAAAATAGACCCTTATAGCAGGCCCCACCTGCCCAATGATGTTACCAGCAGACACATCCAGAAACCTAAACTGAGCTGACTGGCGGAGAACTCTCTCTGCCGAAGTGAAAATGTAAAGTCTAAAAAAGGAGACCACCTACTCAAATGTGCAGACACCAATGTAGGGAATCAACGATCATGAAAAATCAGGTaaatatgacaccaccaaaggaaactaataaagctataataactgaccctaaagaaatggcaATCCATGAACTGTCAGAATTAAGagtaatccttttttttaaaagtttcgtGAACTGCAAGAACATACAGACAGataacaaaattaggaaaataatccaTGAACAAAAATAGAAGTTCAGCaaataaaccattaaaaaaaagaagaaaaacaaatcctaGAGCAAAAAAGTAggactgaactgaagaattcaatagagagcttcgaAAGCAGACTTGACCATGCAGAAGAATCAATCAATGACGCACAAGATACGACATTTGGAATCTTCCTGTCAGTggagcaaaaaaaataaataaataaatgacaaagagtgaagaaagcctatgggacTTACAAGacacaatcaaaagaaacaatatccacattatgggaattccaggagacagaaagagaaagggatagacagtatatttaaagcaataatggctaAAATATTCTCAAACCTGGAGAATAAAATGGACATCCAGGTCCATAAGACCCAAAGGCAAAGGAACTCAACTAGATTGAGTCCAAATAGGGCTACACAGAGACACACtgtaattaaattgtcaaaagtcaaagacaaacaattttgaaagcagcaacagaaaagagagaaattagatAGAAGAGAACTCCCATTAGACTATGGGCgaatttctcaacagaaatatttcaggccaggagagaatgggatgatgtactcaaaatattgaaagaagaaaCTGTCAACCAAGATTTCTATacctggcaaagctgtccttcagaaatgaaagagggataaagactttcccaaacaaacaaaagctgatggAGTTCATCaacactagacctgccttaccaGAAACActaaagggagttctttgagTGGAAGTAAAAGGACACTaataaacatgataaaaaaataagaatgtagTGTAAAACCTACTtgtaatggtaaatatatagtcaaagttaGATTCTGTAATATGATAATGGTGATACATAATTCACTTGCaactctaatttaaaaatttaaaaacatagtaaaaataaccataaccaTAATACTGTTATTAACCAATATAAAACATATGTATAAACTGTCAATAGCCTAAATGTTATTgtaataaattttacaaaaaatatcaataacctaaaatgtgagggGGAGAAGTAAAATTGTAAAGTTCAGAAATTCAATTGAAATTGTTATCAGTATAAAATAGGatgttttaagttattttatgtaagcctcatgataaccacaaggGAAAATCCTTTAGTaattacacaaaagaacacaataaagaattcaaactgATACAAAAAgtgaacaaacacacacacacataaaaggaCAGCAGGACAAGAAGGAACAATGGATCTAGAAAACAgccagaaataattaacaaaatggcattaGTAAAttcttacctatcaataattactttaaacataaatggattaaatttccaatcaaaagacatagaatggctgaGTGGATTGAAAAAAAGATCCAAGAGACTCACTTTACCTTTAAGGACACATATAGAtagagagtgaagggatggaaaagatattttaagcaaatattaaacaaaaaaaatcaggagtagctatagttatatcagacaaaatagacatttaaaaatggtaaaaagaggcaaaggaggtcattatataatgataaaagggttatctataagaaaatatagcaattgtaaatatttatgcactcaacattggagcacctaaatatgtaaattaaaaactaaCAGAGCCAAAAGGAGATATAAACAGCAATACATTAATAGCTgaggactttaataccccactctcAACAATGGGTAGATCACCTAGACAGacaatcaataaggaaacaagaaatttgaacactatagaccaaatggacctaacacaCATATACAGAACGTTCTatccaacaacaacagaacacacattcttctcaagtgcacatggaacattttctaggatacaccatatgttaggccacaaaacaagtcagcAAATTGAAGTAggttgaaatcataccaagtatcttctctgatcacAGTTGTATGAAAGTAAGAAtcataacaggaggaaaacttaggaatacacagaaattaacacTTTTCTGAACAAAAGGgggaaagaagaaactaaaggaaaaatttaaaagtatcttgaggggccggcctggtggcgcagtggttaagttcgcacattccgcttctcggtggcccagggtttgccggtttggatcccgggtgcagacatggtaccacttggcaaaagccatgctgtggtaggcgtcccacatataaagt
This DNA window, taken from Equus przewalskii isolate Varuska chromosome X, EquPr2, whole genome shotgun sequence, encodes the following:
- the PRRG1 gene encoding transmembrane gamma-carboxyglutamic acid protein 1 isoform X1; this translates as MGRIFLTEEKANSVLKRYPRANGLFEEIRQGNIERECKEEVCTFEEAREAFENNEKTKEFWSTYTKAQQGESNRGSDWFQFYLTFPLIFGLFIILLVIFLIWRCFLRNKTRRQTVTEGHIPFPQHLNIITPPPPPDEVFDSSGLSPGFLEYVVGRSDSVSTRLSNCDPPPTYEEATGQVNLRRSETEPHLDPPPEYEDIINSNSASAIAMVPVVTTIK
- the PRRG1 gene encoding transmembrane gamma-carboxyglutamic acid protein 1 isoform X2, producing MGRIFLTEEKANSVLKRYPRANGLFEEIRQGNIERECKEEVCTFEEAREAFENNEKTEFWSTYTKAQQGESNRGSDWFQFYLTFPLIFGLFIILLVIFLIWRCFLRNKTRRQTVTEGHIPFPQHLNIITPPPPPDEVFDSSGLSPGFLEYVVGRSDSVSTRLSNCDPPPTYEEATGQVNLRRSETEPHLDPPPEYEDIINSNSASAIAMVPVVTTIK